The Dethiosulfovibrio peptidovorans DSM 11002 nucleotide sequence GATAGCGAGTTCGTCGCCTCCGTTCAAAGAAGGGTTCAATGGATAGCTCCCTGTCTCGTCTATCCCGGAGAGGGAGAGATGGAGGCCCTTGTGGAGGGGGCCTTGAGGGTGTTGAAGGGCGAGGAGAAAGCTAGGTCCTATGCAGATACGGTGAAAGGAGTTCTGTGATCTATCGTGAAAAATCTGGATTTTTTATTCGACGCTTGTACCGATTCGGGAGTGAAGAAGATCGCCGTGGCCTGTCCTTATGGAGAGGACACTTTGGAGGCCGTCTGTGAGGCCCAAAAGAGAGGTTTGGTCCAGGCGATCCTCGTGGGCGATTCCGATAGGATAAGGGCCAAGGCTTCCGAGCTTGGGCTTTCTCTGGACGGTTTCGAGATCGTGGAGGAATGTGACGATTATTCTGCCACGGAGAGGACGGTTAAGCTGGTCTCTTCCGGGAAGGCCGATCTCCTCATGAAGGGACTGGTCAAGACCGCCACTTTGCTTAAGGCGGTATTGAACAAGGAATGGGGACTTCGGTCCGGAGCTCTGTTGTCCCACCTGGTATTCGTAGAGGTTCCACCGTTGGGCAGGGTTTTAGGTATAACCGACGGCGGGATGAACATGTACCCGAATCTCAGCGCTAAGGCGGAAATCATAAAGAACGCCGTAGGATGCTATCATTCTCTCGGGGTCGAGTGCCCGAAGGTGGCGGTGCTTGCCGCTGTCGAGTCGGTTAATCCGGATATGACGGCCACCATAGACGCTGCCTCCCTTACAATGATGGCCGCCAGAGGACAGATCGAGGGATGTCTCGTCGACGGGCCTCTGGCTCTGGATAACGCGGTGAGCCCCGAGGCTGCCGCGATAAAGAAGATCGATTCTCCCGTGGCTGGAAAGGCCGATCTGCTGGTCGTACCCGACATAGAGGCGGGGAATCTGGTTGGAAAGACCGCCATGTTTCTGGCCGGTTGCAGGACGGCAGGGGTCATACTGGGAGCCAGGCGTCCTATCGTTATGACCAGCCGTTTCGACTCCATGGATACCAAGCTTCTTTCCATCGCTTTAGGAGCCGCGATTTCCTGAAGAATCTCTCGATACGGTGTATAATGTATGGAGGTTTAGTCTCTCGTTAGGTCCTGAATGTGGGGCAGAGAGACGTCATATCAAATATTTCAGAGGGGGCTTTTTTTCTCATGGAACAGCTTCGTTCGTTGAGTGCCTTGTTGGAGTACGCCAAGAAAATCGGTGCGGAGAAGGGCAAGAAAAAGATCAGCGTGGCCAAGGCCGACGATACCGGTCTTCTGACCGCGCTGGAAGAAGCCAGGGTTTCCGGCATAGCCGATTTCTATCTGGTGGGAGACGAGAAAGCTATAAAGGCGGCGGCCGAAAAGGTCGGAGTCGACGTGGCAAACTATGAGATCGTCGATGCCTGTAGCGAACCGGAGATAGCCCTCGAGGCGGTAAAGCTCGTTTCCTCCGGCAAGGCCGATGTCTACATGAAGGGACAGATCCACACGAACCATTTCCTTCGCGGTATGCTCAATAAAGAGGTCGGGCTGCGCAGAGGAAAGAACACCATCTCACACTGTTACTTCCATCAGGTAAAGGGATTCGACCGCATATTCTTCATCACCGACGCGGCCTTCAATATGTATCCCGACCTCTCCCAGAAAGCTCAGATCGTTCAGAACACGGTCAACCTCGCCAGGGCCTTCGGAGTGGAGTGCCCCAAGGTTGCGGTTCTCGCCGCGGTAGAGGTGGTAAATCCCGATATGCCAGCCACCCTGGACGCCTCCGCTTTGGCTCAGATGAACGCCAGAGGTCAGATCAAGAACTGCATCGTCGACGGTCCTTTTGCCCTGGACAACGCTGTGAGCGAGGAGTCGGCCAAGACGAAGGGCATCTCCTCTCCTGTGGCCGGCAAGGCCGATGTGTTCCTGGTTCCCAACATAGATGCGGGCAACATGCTGGCCAAGGCGATCGTCTACTTCTCGGAGAACGAAACCGCCGGAATGATCCTGGGAGCTGCCGCTCCCATCATCCTCACCAGCAGGGCCGACTCGCCCAGAGCCAAGCTGATGTCCATCGCCGCCGCCGTGGTTCATGCGGATTTCGGCAAGTAGTCGATCGTAATAACTATCGTTGAGGGGCCGCCAGTCGGCCCCTTTTCTCGATGTAGGGAGGTATTATCTGATGCTACTGTTGGCTATCAATCCCGGTTCTACCAGCACCAAGATAGCTCTGTTCGAGGACGGAACCCAGCTTTGGGACGACACCCAGAGATACGACTCCGACGTCATAGGTCGGTTCCCGTCGGTCGAAGCTCAGGAGAATTTTCGTCTTGAAGAGATCAAGAAGGCTTTGAAGGGGAGAGGCGCAGAAATCGCCGACCTGGATGGTGTGGTCGGAAGGGGAGGACTTCTTCGACCCATCCCCGGTGGTACATACAGGGTTAATGAGGCCATGATGGAGGACATGAAAGAGGCCAGATACGGTTCTCACGCAAGCAATCTCGGGGCGGCCCTCGCCAGGCGTCTAGCCGATGAGGCAGGTTGCCCCGATAACTCCTTCATCGTGGACCCTGTCGTGGTCGATGAATTGGTCGACGAGGCCAGACTGTCCGGTCTGCCCGAGATAGAGCGTCGTTCCATCTTTCACGCCCTCAACCAGAAGGCCATTGCCAGAACCGCCGCGGACGAGATGGGAAAAGCCTACGAGGACAGTTCCTTCGTGGTCGCCCATATGGGTGGAGGCATATCCGTCGGAGCCCACAGAGGAGGTCGGGTCATAGACGTCAATAACGCCCTGGACGGAGATGGCCCCTTCTCCCCGGAGAGGGCGGGAACTCTTCCCACCGGAGGGCTCGTAAAGCTCTGTTTCGGAGGAACCATGACGGAGAAGGATCTTCGCAAGAAACTGAGCGGAAAGGGCGGTCTAGTGGCTCATCTGGGTACCAACGATCTTCGGGAAGTCCAGAGGAGGATGGAGGATGGAGACGAGAAGGCCGGTCTCGTCTTCAGGACCATGGCCTATCAGGTGGCCAAGGAAATAGGTTCCAGAGCCGCTTCCCTGGAGGGAGATGTGGATGCCATATTGCTCACTGGAGGTCTGGCCTACTCGGATGTATTCGTAGATGAGATTCGACGCAGGGTCGCCTTCATAGCTCCGGTAAAGGTATATCCCGGTGAGGACGAGCTGAAGGCTTTGGCCGACGGTGCCTACAGGGTTATGTCCGGTAAGGAATCTCCCAAGGTTTACGAGAGATGAAAATAGCTCTTCTCGAGTCTCTGGGGATATCGGAAGAGTCTCTGGAAAGGCTGGCAGCCTCGCTTAAGAAGGATGGACACGATTTTTCGTCTTTCCCGAGGTCTGACGATCGAGACGAAAATATATCCAGGCTTTCCGGCGTGGATGTGGCTATGATAGCCAACATGCCCCTTCCCGGCGAGGTCATAGCCGGTGCCGATTCATTGAAGATGATCTCCGTAGCCTTCACCGGGTACGATCACGTCGATATGAAGGTCTGCACGGAAAGAGGCGTAGCTGTGTCCAACTGCGCCGGATATTCCACCGATTCCGTTGCGGAGTTGGCCTTGGGGCTGTCCGTAGCGGTATGTAGAAACATCCTACCCTGCGATCGCGCAGTCCGTGACGGTTCAACTAAAGCGGGGCTTCTGGGCAACGAGATAGCCGGCAAGACTGTGGGGATCGTCGGTACCGGGGCTATCGGCTGCAAAGTAGCGAAGATCTTCCGCGTTTTGGGGTGCTCGGTCCTGGCTTATAGTCGAACCGAGAGGGACGAACTCAAAGAGTTGGGAGTGAGCTACGTTACCCTGGAAGAACTTATGGTCTCCAGCGATATCGTGTCGATTCACGTTCCATGCAACGACGAGACCGTCGGTTTGATCGGAGAGGAAAAATTGGCTATGATGAAGCCCTCGGCAATACTGATCAATACCGCCAGAGGTCCTATAGTCGATAACGACCGATTGGCCGAGGCCCTAACCTCGGGGAGGCTCTCCGGAGCCGGAATAGACGTGTTCGACATGGAGCCACCTATCCCTAAGGATTATCCCCTGCTGAAAGCTCCCAACTGCGTTCTTACTCCTCACGTGGCCTTTGCCACTCCTGAGGCGTTGGAGAAGAGGGCTATTATGGCGTTCGATAATGTCTTCGCCTGGATCTCTGGTAGCCCTAGAAATCTGGTTTACTGAAAAAGCCGAGCCGGGAGCAGATGCTCCCGGCTCTATATTTCCTATCCCTCTATCGCTATTGTCTTTCCCTCTCCGCCAGTCTTAAGCTCGTCGACCTCTATTTTGAGAACTCCGTCGGTGTAGCTTGCCTGCACGGAATCGCAGTCTATCTCGGTCGGAAGAGTTATCATTCTGGCAAGGGATCCGTAGAACCTCTCGCTGTGAAGACAGTCCTCTTCGTCGTTGCAGCATTCCTTTCTCTGTGCCCTGACCTCGATTCTGTCCTTATAGACCTTGAGGTCGATGTCCTCTTTTGAGATTCCCGGAAGGTCCATCACCAACGTGATCTTTCCTTCCTTTCTATAAAGGTCCATGTTAGGGGCCAGTGATCTGTTCTCCTCTCCCCTGAATGTCTCGCCGAAATCCCTGAACATCGTCCTCATCGCATTGTCCATGAAGGAAAAGGGATCCATGACAGAACTTCCCGTGTTACGAGGAACCAAATACCGTCTCATATGATCCACCTCCATAAAATTATTTGACCTTAGTTGATCTTGATCTGTGCTTCTATTATATACGTCAGCATTAGTCAGGCAAGACCGATCTGGGCTTTATATTTAGGTTTAGGGAGAGACAGGATGTCTTATTTTTTGTTTTGAGCTTTTTTCGCAAAAAAACAGGAGGAACCACCTGGTTCCTCCTGTTTTTACGATTTTGTGGTTAGCTCAGTTAATAATTTTTGCTCTCCATAGCCATCCGAATACGATGGTAGCGATAACCCCGGCAATTTTCACTGTAAACATAGGCCATAAACAGGCAACTCCCACAACGAGGAATACCGCTCTCTGCCACTGGTGGATCCTGTGGTTGGTGTAGGCCAACATTGAGTACCCCATGGAGAACAGAGCTCCTATCCCTCCCAGGACGGAGATCACGTTGTTAGTCAATCCTGCGGAGAGCAGCAACCCCTGGTCGTAGCAGAATGCGAAGGGGATGATGAAGGCCAATATCCCCAGTTTCATAGCCTGGAAGCCCGTTTTGTTGGGGCTTGCGTCAGCTATGGAGCTCGCAGCATAGGCGGCCAGAGCTACCGGAGGGGTTATGTTCGATACTATGGCGAAATAGAACACGAACATATGGGCTGCCAGAGGGTCGAATCCCAGCTTAGCCAGGGCCGGAACCCCCAGGGCCGCGCCGAGTATATAGGCGCTGGTGGTGGGAAGTCCCATGCCGAGAACCAACGATACCAGTGCTATAAGGATGAGGGCTATGAAGGGTGCTCCGTTGGCGAGGGAGAATACCAGCCCTACGAACTTGAATCCTATCCCGGTCAGCGATACCGATCCGACCACCAGTCCGGCGGCGGCGCAGGCGATGCAGACCACCGGTATGTTCTTGGCTCCGGTGTAGACAGCGTCCAGGATCGCCTTGGGTCCCATCCGGGTCTCTTTGTTGGGCATCGAGACGAGCCAGGCCGCTCCTATGCCTATCACCGCGGCCAGCATGGGAGTGTAGCCAGTTAATAGCAGGTAGATTAACACGGCTATAGGAGACATCATGTACAGCTTCTTGATGACGACTTTTTTGTCCGGAAGATCCTCGGGAGAAAGCCCCTTCAAGTTGTTTTTAAGGGCTCCCAGATGGACCATAAGCAGAACCGCAGAGTAGTAGAGCAGGGCCGGAAGGACCGCCGCTATCATTATCGTGCGGAACTGTTCCCCAAGGAAGGAGGCCATTATGAAGGCTCCGGCCCCCATGATGGGAGGCATTATCTGTCCTCCGGTGCTGGCTACCGCCTCTACCGCTCCTGCGAAAAACGGCGGATAGCCGATTCTCTTCATGAGGGGGATCGTGAAGGTCCCCGTGCCGTAGACGTTAGCTACGGCAGCTCCGGAAATGGACCCGAAGAGAGCCGAGCTTACTACCGCTATCTTGGCCGGTCCTCCCGGGGAGGTTCCGGTAAATGCCTGAGCGAACTCCATGAAATAGGCTCCGACGCCGCTTTTTTCCAGGAATCCTCCGAAGATGAGGAATATCATGACGAAAGTGGCGGAGACGCCCAGGGGTATCGAGAATATTCCCTCGTCGATGAGATAAATCTGCTCTATGACCTCGTGGAAAGAGAAAGAAAGTCCCTTCATTATGCCCGGCATGTAATTCCCGTAGTACATATAGGCGGTGAAGAAGGCGGCGATGAGCGCCAGTGGCAGTCCGACCACCCTCCTGGTGGCCTCCAGCAACAGCACCGTCAACAGGGACCCCAATATAAGCTGTGCCGTGGTGACTGGGTCGACCTGTGCCATTCTGTAGGTTATGTCGGTGTAGTTTGCCATGATGTAGATTCCCGGTGCCAGGGAAGCTGCGGCAAGGATCCAGTCGTACCATGGTATGGAGTTATCGGTCAATTCCTGGCCCTCTTTTTTGCCTCCTATAGGATAGAGGATGAACGCCATAGGCAGGACCCAGGTCAGATGTATGGCTCGCTGAAGATAGGCTTCGTAGGTTCCGAAGAGAGCGGTGTAGAGGTGGAAAAAACCCATGGCCAAGACGTAAAGGTAGAACAGCTTGGCCGTGGTCCCTTGCAGTTTTCTCATATTGAAATCAACTCTCCTTAAGGGGATGTGTCTCTGTCAAACAAAAAGGCGGGCGACTGTTGTCACCCGCGATCTCGTATCGGTTTGTATCTCTCTTTACTGGACGCTTTTCCAGAACTTAGCGGCGCCAGGGTGAGCGGGAACTGCTGCTGGAACCGCCGATTCGGGGCTGAGCTCCTGCATATCCTTGACACTCTTTGCGAGAGTTTCCTTGTTCTGCCATATCAGTTCGGCGAGCTTGTAGGTCAGATCGTCGGATAGGTCGTTTCTAACGACGACACAGGTGTAGTCTCCAATGGTCTCCACCGGTTCGGTTACGGACTTGTATATGCCGGGCTCGATGGTGAAGGATACCGTCCCGAAGGCTTCTGTCATGGCCTGACGGGCTTTTTCGTCGACCGGAAGAATGACTATGTCGGTCTGGCTCTCTATCTGCATGACCACCGAGGCGACTCTGCCTACGGAGAAGGCGAAGCAGTCGATATGATTGTCCGCCAAAAGGTTGGAGCCGTCGGAATAGGAGGAGAATTCTACCTTTCCTCCCCAGTCGTTTATGGCTTTACGGTAGTTGATGCCGTATCCCTTGCTGAAGACGTTGCGAATGACGAATTCTGAAGACGTTCCAGGCTTCAAGGTAGCGAAACGGACTGGCAGCTTCTTCGCGACGATATCTCCCACCGTCTTTATTCCGTTTTCCTCTGCGAAGTCCTTCCGGACGATGAAGTAGGTATACTGGGTGTAAAGGTTGGCCAATACGGACACGTTGCTGAGAGGATCATTGAAGGGAGGTTCTCCGCCCTTGGTGGCTGCTCCCACCATCGAGGTGACCGAAAAGCCCATGTCGCCCTTCCCCCTGTCGGCGTTGACTATGTTGGAGACCCCGCCACCGGTTCCGCTGGTGGTTGGCAGTCCGTTCTTGCTCCACATATCGGAAAGAGATCCACCTAGGGCAAACCAGTTTCCCCCGGGAGGTCCTGCCATGAACCTGAGCTGTGCTGGATCCTCCGCCATGGCTGTTCCTACCGTGCCCACCATCAGTGCGAGAGCCATCAACGCTAAAAGAACTTTTTTCATCTTATCCCCTCCTTAGAATGTTTCGTTCCAATCCTTCCCCTGAGGGACGCTATATATGTACACTAGTTTACTATACTCTAAGCCTTGTCTCCCTGTCAATTCCAAGGGGTGAAGTTTGTTTTTTGTATTTGGTATACTAATCGAGGTGTGCTTGATTAGGTTGTATAATCCCGGGAGTACAGGAGGTGCCATATGGTCACGATCTACGGAGGAGCCGTCCCGGCTCCGGATTTACCCGATAGGCTAGTCGATGGAACCTCGATCAGGTTGCCCGGCGTCGGAAGAGTCACGGTATTGGTTTTTTTTAATGCCATGAGCGATGACGATCTCTCCGTCGTGGACGGACTGATGAGGCTCAGAGAGGAGGACAGGGATGCCATTGATCTGATAGGGATCCATTGTCCCCGTTTTCCTGCCGAAAAGGAGTCTCGTCGAATTCTGTCCATCCTCGATTGCGCAGGCATAGATTTTCCGGTTTACGACGATTCCAGGAAGACCATAAGGAAGGCCTACCTCATTAATAGGTGGCCCTCAACTGTGGTGGTGGATCCCACCGGTGCTTTGACCTGGGCCAGGGAGGGGATATTGCCTCCCGAGTTGGTCCGTCCCGTTTTAAAATCCATGGGGAGAACAGCTAGGGCAACAGGCGATCTTCGTCCCGGGGCACAGCAGAGGTTTGTCTGGAGCGGGCGGAGTTTTTTGCCCTTACGTCTGGCCGTAGAGGGAGATACCTTGGCCGTGTTGGACGGCAGGGAGAAAAGGCTTCTTTTAGCTCAGCTGGATTTCGATGGAAGATCGGCGGTGCTCAAAAGGTCTATTCCTATGGACCGTCCCGGATTTAGATCCTGTCCGACTGGGTTTTCGCTTGATTCTGAAAAAATTTACGTCGCCGACAGAGGGTCCGAGTCCGTTAGGATTTTCGATCGAAACGGAAGGGAGGTTGCCTCATATTCGGGGAAGTCTTCAAAGACCAATCTGGTAGGCCCCAGATCTTTCGGAGCGGTCAGAGACGTGGTTTGCCGTGACGATATGTTATATCTGGCATCCCCCGGCACGAGGCAGATCTGGGTTCAGTCCATGTCAGGAGGAGGGGCGAGACCCTTCGCGGGAAACGGAGGAGGAGGGATGGACGACGGTCCTCCTCTCACGGCGACGATGGGACAACCGGAGGTATTGCTGTCCTACGGTAATTTGCTTTTCTTCAGCGATAGCGGATCTTCCTCTATAAGGTGTATCGATCCCTCTACGGGAAAAGTTACGACCTTGATAGGGGAGGGACCCTCTCTTTACGGATGTAGGGACGGAATCGCCTCGAAAGCCTTACTACAGAGGCCGTTGGGGATGTGTCTATCCGGAGGCTCCCTTTATATAGCCGATAGCTACAACGACAGGATTAGGGCCCTGGACGTAAGATCTATGGAGGTCTCGACCGTATACGGTGACAGAAGATGGCAGAGGCTTTTCTCTCCGTCGGACGTGGCGATCAGAGACGGTACTGTGTATGTGGCCGATCTCGGCAACGGCCGGGTGGTTGCTTTCGACGAACGTAGAGGAGAACCGGAGGTCCTTAGGATATCCGGTCTATCCTGATGGCGGATTTTTTTAAGGAGTTGATCGAATGGCATCCGATAGCAGGTCTATCCCGGTCAGGTCGGAGATAGACGAAAGTTATAAGTGGGATTTGAGCTCTATATACGGTGGAATCGAGGAGTGGGAAAACGCTTGGCGAGAGGTCTTTGAGTCTGTAGATACTCTGGAATCGTTCTCAGGGAAGTTGGGAGACGGGGCGTCCTGTCTTTTGGGGTGTCTTAAGGAGATAGATAGAGTTAGCCTGGAGCTGGGAAGGGTTTTCGTCTATGCCACGATGAAAAGCCACGAGGATGCATCCGATGGAGAGGCGAAAGCCATGGCCGATAGGGCTATGGCACTCAACGTCAGGGTCTCTACCGCGTTGGCTTACGTGCTTCCCGAGATCCTCGGGATCGAGGAGTCGAGACTTGCCTCGTTTTTCGACGACTTGCCCGAGTTGGAGATGTACAGATACCATATAGAACAGATAATCCGTAAGAAGGCTCACGTGTTGAGCGCCAGGGAGGAGGAACTCCTCTCGGGAATGGGCGAGATAGCCAATGCTCCGGAGCTTATCTTCTCGATGCTCACCAACGGAGATATGAAATTTCCCTCGATCCGGGACGAGAGGGGGGAGGCCGTCGAGCTTTCGGAGGAGCGCTATTATCGTCTTATAAGGTCCAAGGACCGTCCCGTCAGGGAGAGGGCCTTTAAGGGGATCCACGATACCTACGAGAGCTTTCGAAATACCTTGGCTGCCTCGTTCGGATCTGCCGTCAAGGAGAGCGTCTTCGATGCCAGGGTGCACCGGTACGGATCGAGTCGGGAGGCCGCGTTGGACGGGGGCGATATTCCCCTGTCGGTTTACGATAATCTCATAAAGGCCGTCAGAGAGGGGCTGCCTCTGTTGCACGACTATGTATCGCTGCGAAAGAGCTCTCTAGGGTTGGACGAGCTTCATATGTACGACCTTTACGTTCCCATAGTGGAGGAACCGGAGGAGGATATATCCTGGGAAGACGCCAAGAAGACGGTGCTGGCCGGGCTGTCTCCTTTGGGGGATGGCTATCTGGACGTTTTGAAAGAGGGGTTCGATGGACGATGGGTAGATGTCTACGAGAGCCAGGGGAAGAGAAAGGGAGCTTATTCCTGGGGTAGTTACGGGACCAACCCCTTCGTGTTGCTCAACTACAACGGCACCCTAAGGGACGTGTTCACCCTTGCTCACGAGATGGGGCATGCCCTGCATTCCTGGCACTCCCATAAGTTCCAGCCCCCTGTTTACGGCGATTACACCATATTCGTCGCCGAGGTAGCCTCCACCACCAACGAGGTGTTGCTTATGGAGCATATGTTGGAGAACAGGCCTAAGGATAGGCCTTTCCTCTTGAACTATTACCTGGAACAGGTTCGCACGACGGTGTTCAGGCAGACTATGTTCGCCGAGTTCGAGCTGAAGGTACACGGCATGGCGGAGGAAGGGACCCCCTTGACGCCGGAGATTTTGTCTTCCATCTGGGGGGATCTAAACAGGGATTATTACGGCCCCGATATAGTGGTGGACAAGGGGATAGAGGTCGAGTGGGCCAGAATCCCTCACTTTTACTCTCCCTTCTACGTATATCAGTACGCTACTGGCTATTCGGCGGCCACCGCCTTGGCCGAGGGGATCCTTACCGGAGGAGAATCGGCGCGAGATAGATACATAG carries:
- a CDS encoding bifunctional enoyl-CoA hydratase/phosphate acetyltransferase, which encodes MKNLDFLFDACTDSGVKKIAVACPYGEDTLEAVCEAQKRGLVQAILVGDSDRIRAKASELGLSLDGFEIVEECDDYSATERTVKLVSSGKADLLMKGLVKTATLLKAVLNKEWGLRSGALLSHLVFVEVPPLGRVLGITDGGMNMYPNLSAKAEIIKNAVGCYHSLGVECPKVAVLAAVESVNPDMTATIDAASLTMMAARGQIEGCLVDGPLALDNAVSPEAAAIKKIDSPVAGKADLLVVPDIEAGNLVGKTAMFLAGCRTAGVILGARRPIVMTSRFDSMDTKLLSIALGAAIS
- a CDS encoding bifunctional enoyl-CoA hydratase/phosphate acetyltransferase gives rise to the protein MEQLRSLSALLEYAKKIGAEKGKKKISVAKADDTGLLTALEEARVSGIADFYLVGDEKAIKAAAEKVGVDVANYEIVDACSEPEIALEAVKLVSSGKADVYMKGQIHTNHFLRGMLNKEVGLRRGKNTISHCYFHQVKGFDRIFFITDAAFNMYPDLSQKAQIVQNTVNLARAFGVECPKVAVLAAVEVVNPDMPATLDASALAQMNARGQIKNCIVDGPFALDNAVSEESAKTKGISSPVAGKADVFLVPNIDAGNMLAKAIVYFSENETAGMILGAAAPIILTSRADSPRAKLMSIAAAVVHADFGK
- the buk gene encoding butyrate kinase, which gives rise to MLLLAINPGSTSTKIALFEDGTQLWDDTQRYDSDVIGRFPSVEAQENFRLEEIKKALKGRGAEIADLDGVVGRGGLLRPIPGGTYRVNEAMMEDMKEARYGSHASNLGAALARRLADEAGCPDNSFIVDPVVVDELVDEARLSGLPEIERRSIFHALNQKAIARTAADEMGKAYEDSSFVVAHMGGGISVGAHRGGRVIDVNNALDGDGPFSPERAGTLPTGGLVKLCFGGTMTEKDLRKKLSGKGGLVAHLGTNDLREVQRRMEDGDEKAGLVFRTMAYQVAKEIGSRAASLEGDVDAILLTGGLAYSDVFVDEIRRRVAFIAPVKVYPGEDELKALADGAYRVMSGKESPKVYER
- a CDS encoding 2-hydroxyacid dehydrogenase, whose product is MKIALLESLGISEESLERLAASLKKDGHDFSSFPRSDDRDENISRLSGVDVAMIANMPLPGEVIAGADSLKMISVAFTGYDHVDMKVCTERGVAVSNCAGYSTDSVAELALGLSVAVCRNILPCDRAVRDGSTKAGLLGNEIAGKTVGIVGTGAIGCKVAKIFRVLGCSVLAYSRTERDELKELGVSYVTLEELMVSSDIVSIHVPCNDETVGLIGEEKLAMMKPSAILINTARGPIVDNDRLAEALTSGRLSGAGIDVFDMEPPIPKDYPLLKAPNCVLTPHVAFATPEALEKRAIMAFDNVFAWISGSPRNLVY
- a CDS encoding Hsp20 family protein; protein product: MRRYLVPRNTGSSVMDPFSFMDNAMRTMFRDFGETFRGEENRSLAPNMDLYRKEGKITLVMDLPGISKEDIDLKVYKDRIEVRAQRKECCNDEEDCLHSERFYGSLARMITLPTEIDCDSVQASYTDGVLKIEVDELKTGGEGKTIAIEG
- a CDS encoding TRAP transporter permease; translated protein: MRKLQGTTAKLFYLYVLAMGFFHLYTALFGTYEAYLQRAIHLTWVLPMAFILYPIGGKKEGQELTDNSIPWYDWILAAASLAPGIYIMANYTDITYRMAQVDPVTTAQLILGSLLTVLLLEATRRVVGLPLALIAAFFTAYMYYGNYMPGIMKGLSFSFHEVIEQIYLIDEGIFSIPLGVSATFVMIFLIFGGFLEKSGVGAYFMEFAQAFTGTSPGGPAKIAVVSSALFGSISGAAVANVYGTGTFTIPLMKRIGYPPFFAGAVEAVASTGGQIMPPIMGAGAFIMASFLGEQFRTIMIAAVLPALLYYSAVLLMVHLGALKNNLKGLSPEDLPDKKVVIKKLYMMSPIAVLIYLLLTGYTPMLAAVIGIGAAWLVSMPNKETRMGPKAILDAVYTGAKNIPVVCIACAAAGLVVGSVSLTGIGFKFVGLVFSLANGAPFIALILIALVSLVLGMGLPTTSAYILGAALGVPALAKLGFDPLAAHMFVFYFAIVSNITPPVALAAYAASSIADASPNKTGFQAMKLGILAFIIPFAFCYDQGLLLSAGLTNNVISVLGGIGALFSMGYSMLAYTNHRIHQWQRAVFLVVGVACLWPMFTVKIAGVIATIVFGWLWRAKIIN
- a CDS encoding TAXI family TRAP transporter solute-binding subunit, which codes for MKKVLLALMALALMVGTVGTAMAEDPAQLRFMAGPPGGNWFALGGSLSDMWSKNGLPTTSGTGGGVSNIVNADRGKGDMGFSVTSMVGAATKGGEPPFNDPLSNVSVLANLYTQYTYFIVRKDFAEENGIKTVGDIVAKKLPVRFATLKPGTSSEFVIRNVFSKGYGINYRKAINDWGGKVEFSSYSDGSNLLADNHIDCFAFSVGRVASVVMQIESQTDIVILPVDEKARQAMTEAFGTVSFTIEPGIYKSVTEPVETIGDYTCVVVRNDLSDDLTYKLAELIWQNKETLAKSVKDMQELSPESAVPAAVPAHPGAAKFWKSVQ
- a CDS encoding PQQ-binding-like beta-propeller repeat protein; translation: MVTIYGGAVPAPDLPDRLVDGTSIRLPGVGRVTVLVFFNAMSDDDLSVVDGLMRLREEDRDAIDLIGIHCPRFPAEKESRRILSILDCAGIDFPVYDDSRKTIRKAYLINRWPSTVVVDPTGALTWAREGILPPELVRPVLKSMGRTARATGDLRPGAQQRFVWSGRSFLPLRLAVEGDTLAVLDGREKRLLLAQLDFDGRSAVLKRSIPMDRPGFRSCPTGFSLDSEKIYVADRGSESVRIFDRNGREVASYSGKSSKTNLVGPRSFGAVRDVVCRDDMLYLASPGTRQIWVQSMSGGGARPFAGNGGGGMDDGPPLTATMGQPEVLLSYGNLLFFSDSGSSSIRCIDPSTGKVTTLIGEGPSLYGCRDGIASKALLQRPLGMCLSGGSLYIADSYNDRIRALDVRSMEVSTVYGDRRWQRLFSPSDVAIRDGTVYVADLGNGRVVAFDERRGEPEVLRISGLS
- the pepF gene encoding oligoendopeptidase F; its protein translation is MASDSRSIPVRSEIDESYKWDLSSIYGGIEEWENAWREVFESVDTLESFSGKLGDGASCLLGCLKEIDRVSLELGRVFVYATMKSHEDASDGEAKAMADRAMALNVRVSTALAYVLPEILGIEESRLASFFDDLPELEMYRYHIEQIIRKKAHVLSAREEELLSGMGEIANAPELIFSMLTNGDMKFPSIRDERGEAVELSEERYYRLIRSKDRPVRERAFKGIHDTYESFRNTLAASFGSAVKESVFDARVHRYGSSREAALDGGDIPLSVYDNLIKAVREGLPLLHDYVSLRKSSLGLDELHMYDLYVPIVEEPEEDISWEDAKKTVLAGLSPLGDGYLDVLKEGFDGRWVDVYESQGKRKGAYSWGSYGTNPFVLLNYNGTLRDVFTLAHEMGHALHSWHSHKFQPPVYGDYTIFVAEVASTTNEVLLMEHMLENRPKDRPFLLNYYLEQVRTTVFRQTMFAEFELKVHGMAEEGTPLTPEILSSIWGDLNRDYYGPDIVVDKGIEVEWARIPHFYSPFYVYQYATGYSAATALAEGILTGGESARDRYIDFLKGGSSKSSIDLLRGAGVDMTSPDPVRSALRLFGEKIEELREITG